DNA from Oxyura jamaicensis isolate SHBP4307 breed ruddy duck unplaced genomic scaffold, BPBGC_Ojam_1.0 oxyUn_random_OJ77446, whole genome shotgun sequence:
CTGGCCAGCGCtgagagggagctgcagggcgtGCAGGGCCGGCTCCAGGCCGGCCAGCGTGCGGCCAGCAGCCTGCGCGCCTGCCTGGACGCAGGTAGGGCCGCGGGGCGGAGGGCACGGGGCGGCGCGGCCGGGGGCCGGCGAGCGCCTGAGCGCTGCCCCCGTGCCCAGACTGCTGCCCCCCCGGGCTGGCTGCTGTACCGCGGCACGTGCCTCTTCGTCTCGTCGGAGAGGAAGAACTGGTGGCAAAGCCTCGACGACTGCCAGGGGAGGTCCTCCCGGCTGCTGGTGCACGGCGAGCGGCAGGCGCTGCCGGTACGGGGGCTGCGCTGGGGAGGGGGCGTCCCCGCTGCctgccgcccccagccccgtgcccgtcCTGCTGCAGCATGGCCCCGGCACCGCCGGGCACGGGGCAGGCTCTGACGGCCTCTCTCCCGCAGCCTTTCCTGCACGCAGGAGGCACCAAGTACTGGGTGGAGGACAGGACCAAAAATCCGGTGTGGATGGAGGAGCAGTCATGGAAGTGAGTCGGGGAAGCTGCCCCTCTGCACCTCACCCTGCTGGGCCAGCCCGGGGACTGATGCtcgggcaggggctgctcaggCCTGCCTGGGGCGGGCAGCGGGCTGCGGACGCGGTGGCACATGGCACCCTGTCCCCCCTCACGTGCTCCTTCCCTTGTAGGTCCAAGTGGTCTTCAGAATGTTTGCTGGTGGGCTCTGGGAAGACGGAGCACGCGTACTGCTACAGCTTTCATCTGTGGATCTGCGAGCAGCCCCCAAAGCTCAGCAACCTGTCCGAgatcctctctcctctcctggctgggggctgacccTGGCAGCCCCTCTCTCTGGGGATGTAGGTTGGGAACGAAGGTGTTGGGCAATTAAAGGATGACTTGTGGAGAACAGCCTGGCTTTCTGAGTCTCACTCCCGCTCAGgcccacagccccctgccctcctttCCTGGCTCTCAGTGAGCACGTAGCGAGCCCTGCTCTCACCTGCTGCATGGCAGGCACCTCTTGCACCTTCTGAACCTGGCTGTGATGGTGCCACCGGTGTCCCCAACCCTTCCCCCTTGGGGTCTCCCTTGGCTTTATCGGCTGCTCCATCGCTGGCTGTCGATGACTTGGGATTTGCCAAGGAGAGGTGGCACCTGCCCAACCTGCCTGCCACCATGGGGAGCActgggctggggacacggggacagcaACGTGGCCCTTTCACCATGACCCTTCAGGGCTGGGACATGGAGAAATCGGCTGGTGGGATCAGGAGAGCAGGCGGCCGTGCTGGACGGGCCTGGGGGACCCACGAGCAGGAGGCTGTGCGGGACTCCTCGTGGTGGCAGCACCCAAGGGCACGGTGCTGTGGTGGTGGCTGGAGCTCGGGGGAAGCCCCTGGGCTGTCCAGGACCAGCCGGACACACACAGACGCAGCACGTCCTCGTTTCCCACGGAGCTGAGCTCGTGGGgcacctcccagctcctctcttcCAGCCTCACCACGCTGTGGCCCGGCTCCAGCAGCATCCTTCCACGCCTCTCCTCTCTCAGAAGCTGCCTGGGTCCGGGTCCAAAGTGGTCCTCACCTCCACCAGCTCTCTGGAGGTGCCATTTCCCAAAACCACTGAGCGAGCCGGGAGGGTCAGGGCTGTCCCCTGGCCCCCTCATTGTCCCCCAGGCTGTCCCCCATTGCTGGTCCCACCACGGCCTTTGAGATCTTCTCCCCCAGGTGTCAGagctctcccctttcccccacCTTCCCAAgcctcccccatccctcccatGGTTTTCAGGATCCCGTTTCCTCCCATggcctcagccccccccccccatttgcCCCCCATGGCCTCAGGGCTGCACCCCCATCTCCCCCTGCACCTTCCCCAGGGACCGTGACGGGAGGCTGGCCAGGGCACACGGGGACACAAGCGTGGGTCtgaggggcaggagcagggtggTACGAGTGCGTGCATGCGTGAGAGAGAGGGGAACAAGGTCTGTATTCCTtgctttaaaacacagacaGCGCTCCCAGCCCAACTTCTCAGCGCCTTGCCGTGCGGTGGAGGCAATGTGTGCACGGTGGGGGGGTGTAGAtgggggcacccccagctcctgtccccaCGTCCTGTGACGGGGAGGGGGTGGCAGCAAGGTCACTCCTCGTCCAGGAAAGATGCGAGGGCCTTGGACATGCTGCTCAGCCTCGGGGGCTGCTCGCAGATCCACTGGTGGAGCCTCCTGCACGCCGACCTCTCGATGCCTTTGGCCGCTGACAGCGAGCACTTGTCACTGTAAGTGTGCCTAGGAGGGAAGGCACGGTTCATCGGGGCAGGGGCAGCGTCCCCACCAAATCCATCTCCTCCCGTGGTTGCTGGCATTGATAAAACCCCTCCGGGAGCCAAGCTGAGGAGGTTTTGCCAAGCTCTGGGCACTTGGTGCTTCGCGTGCCCCAGGGATGCACCCCAAAAATGGGCTGTGACAGAGGCACCTTGGGGCATCCCTCCAAGGACGCTCTCATGGGGAGAAACAACACCTCCTGGGCAGGGGTAAAAGGGAAACCTGCCGGCGTGGTGCCCGTGCCAGGGATGGCTGTATTTACATGTCATACGGCACGCCGTCCTGCCGCACGACCGACCCGGTAGCGATGGAAATCTGCTCCTCCACCCAGTACTTGGTGCCTCCTGCGTGCAGGAAAGGCTGCGGGAGAGAGGCCGTCAGAGCCTGCCCCGTGCCCGGCGGTGCCGGGGCCGCGCTGCAGCAGgacgggcacggggctgggggcggcagGCAGCGGGGACGCCCCCTCCCCAGCGCAGCCCCCGTACCGGCAGCGCCTGCCGCTCGCCGTGCACCAGCAGCCGGGAGGACCTCCCCTGGCAGTCGTCGAGGCTTTGCCACCAGTTCTTCCTCTCCGACGAGACGAAGAGGCACGTGCCGCGGTACAGCAGCCAGCCCGGGGGGGCAGCAGTCTGGGCACGGGGGCAGCGCTCAGGCGCTCGCCGGCCCCCGGCCGCGCCGCCCCGTGCCCTCCGCCCCGCGGCCCTACCTGCGTCCAGGCAGGCGCGCAGGCTGCTGGCCGCACGCTGGCCGGCCTGGAGCCGGCCCTGCacgccctgcagctccctctcaGCGCTGGCCAGGGCCCCCGAGACGCGCGCCAGCTcggcctcctgcctgcccagctccagcaggctgctgt
Protein-coding regions in this window:
- the LOC118160070 gene encoding uncharacterized protein LOC118160070: MPRVPSPPASSPDWQATRELRDTSLEQAAERGRFSQEARAWEQSLEQARRELAQARAELQRAWREGNSSLLELGRQEAELARVSGALASAERELQGVQGRLQAGQRAASSLRACLDADCCPPGLAAVPRHVPLRLVGEEELVAKPRRLPGEVLPAAGARRAAGAAGTGAALGRGRPRCLPPPAPCPSCCSAAPAPPGTGQALTASLPQPFLHAGGTKYWVEEQISIATGSVVRQDGVPYDMHTYSDKCSLSAAKGIERSACRRLHQWICEQPPRLSSMSKALASFLDEE